Within Gemmatimonadaceae bacterium, the genomic segment GCGTGCGTCGGTATTGTCCAGGTTGTCAACGAAGATCATGATGCTGTCTATGCGGGGCGAGGGTCTCTACGCGCATCCTGTCCCGGGTTTACGTTTCGGCAAATCGAAGGCGTGAATACTAATTGCCTCGGGCAGCCGCCGGGATTATCGTGTCTGGGTGGAACAGGGCGAGCAGTGCGGGAGCTTTCCGGTTCGAATCCGGTCCGCCCAATTGAATGAGAGCTTCGCCTTCGTTAATTTTCAGGACTTGATGCGCCAGTAGCTCAGTTGGATAGAGCAACAGCCTTCTAAGCTGTGGGTCGGGGGTTCGATTCCCTCCTGGCGCGCCAGAGTGCAGTGACCCGGTTGAAAAATCTGCGCCGTTAGCTCAATTGGCAGAGCAAATGACTCTTAATCATTAGGTTGCAGGTTCGATTCCTGCACGGCGCACTTGAGAGCGATCATGGGAATTCGCATTGAATCGACGGGAGGGATCTCGAAAGAGGTCCCTTCGTCGTTTCCCGTGCCGATGTGAGTCCCCGCCCGAGCGTCGTCGTTCCGGCCCACAACGCCGGACCCGATCTGTCGGAGTGCCTTCGCGCCCTCCTCGTAAGCGACCTGCCTCGCGCTGAGTGGGAGCTCCTCGTGGTGGACGACGGGCAATTGCCTTCCATTCCCGGCGCATGAACGCACCGAGCGGCTCCAGCCGAAGATGGAATTCGTATGACGATTGCCTTGAATCCAACGCATACTCTCGCCTTGTGAGGAGGGACTGTCCTGCCGCCTTGCGGGAGTCCGCTTGCTCACTTCCTTTTGCCCGCCGCGCAGACAATACTTCGTGAGTGTTACCGGGGCAATGCCGCCTGTTACAGCAGTAGTATTGAGAGGAAAGAATGGCGATCGAGGAAAAACCAGGCAGAAACGAGGACAAGTACTTCGCCCGACTGGACGCCGATCTGATGAAAGAGCGGCGCGCCCGCCTGGACGAGGAGCGCCTCAGGCAGGAGAGGACGTCGCACTACAATAAGTGTCCCAGATGCGGCTCCGATCTCGTGGAGCGGGAGCATCGCGACGTCAAGATAGATCAGTGCCCGGAATGCGGAGGCATGTGGCTCGACAAGGGGGAGCTCGAGATGATCGAGCACATCGGCAGACACACACCAGGGTTCATGGAAAATCTCATGCGCCTCATCCGCTGATGCCGGCCCGCGTGAAGGGCCTCATGCAGCAGGCCGACATGCTTTTCAGGGCGGCGGCAGAGTGCCATCGGCAGCATACGCGCCACGCCCGGCTGGTCAAGCTGGGCGCACCTGACGAGGAGCAGCGGACTGCGCTGGAGATGGCCTACCTTTGCGACGATTTCCTCGGCACGGCAATGACCGGATACGAGAAGGCGAAGGGGCACACCGACGGCCACGCCGACGATGCATGGTGGCATCGAGCCAACATGCTCTGGCACGCGAGCCGCGAGTACGTCAGGCGACACGCGAACTGTGATGGCCTCACACACCGCCATGGCAAGCAGTCGCGCGACAGGCTAGCCGAGCTCACCACGGGATTCGATCTCGAAGCTTCGGCCCTCCTCGCTCTCCGGATGGCCGCCGATTCCTACGGCGCCGCGAGGCCAGAGGCGGAATAACCCAGTCGTTGCCGTATCTTGGCGACGATCATCTCGATGGCCACGGAATTGTGCCCGCCCCTCGGCACGATGATATCCGCGTAGCGCTTGCTGGGCTCGACGAACTGCAGGTGCATCGGCTGCACTGTCGAGAGATACTGCTCGATGATCTCGGCGAGCGGCCGTCCACGTGCCGACATGTCGCGCCGGATGCGGCGGATGAGTCTGATGTCCGGATCCGCGTCCACGAAGACTTTGACGTCGCACAGATCGCGAACGCGATCGTCCACGAACAGCAGAATGCCGTCAACGACGATCACGTCGGACGGGGGCACTGGAACGACTTCGCCTGACCGCAGGTGTGTCACGAAGTCGTACACCGGCTTCTCGATCTGCTGACGGTCTGCCAGCTGCTCGAGATGCGTCGTGAGCAGCTCGTAGTCGAACGCGTCGGGATGGTCCCAGTTGAGCCGGCGGCGCTCGTCGAAAGACAGCTCAGTGAAGTTCCGGTAGTAGGCGTCCATGTCTATGAACGCGACGGAGAGCGACGAGAGCCCCTCCGCCACGTTTGCGGCGACGGTCGATTTCCCGCTTCCCGATCCACCGGCGATTCCGATTATGAGCGGCTTGTGCATTCTGTGCGAAATTCCAGGTCTCTCCGGAGCAGCAGCGGGCGGCGCCTGGGCGAAGCCGATGCAGCTGCCAGTCTATGTCCACACTGCCGCGCGAACAAGCGTCGTTTGGCGAAATTGTCGTTTGGCGAAACCGTTGTCCGGCTTCGTCGTCTATAATGATGTGGCCGTGGATCCGCCGCCGCAGATTTCGGTCGAGGAGACGACTGGTTATGTTATGGTGCGCGGCGCAGGGTTCTTGCAGGTCTGTACAACCACCTTCCGCTTATTTCCACACTTTGTGACAATAGCGCAGTACCATGAGCGTCGCGTAACGACCAAGAGGATACAGCCACCGGAATGAGCGCCGAAACCAGGATTCTCGTAATCCACTCCAGTCCCGACACCCCTCGACGGATCGCTTCTGCGCTCGCCGCCACGCCGGGCTCAGCCTTTTCAGAGGCGGCGATCGAAAGCGCTGAAACGCTCGAGAAGGCGCTCAAGATGACGAATGGGCATCAGCCCGCCGCAATCATTACGAGTACGGAGCTCGCCGATTCCACCGGCGTGGCCACGATTCGCTCGATCCGCCGAGAGTTCCCCGCCGCTCCGATCATCGTCCTGGTAGAGGACGAAGATCACGCCTCGGGGGCGGAGGCGCTGCGCAACGGCGCGCAGGACTATCTCTTCGCCAGTGAGGCGCGGGGCGACGTCATCGACTGCTCGATCCGCCGGGCGGTGGAGCGCTGCCGGGTCGACCACAGCCTCGCCGATGCGAGTTGGAAGTCGGGAATCGGCGAGACGGCGCTGCCCGCCGCTGCGAACCCCCGCCCGAGCGCGCCGTCCGCATCGGATACCGCAGCGAGAACGATTCTCCTCGTCGACGACGAAGAATCGGTGCGTGCGATCATCACCAAGATTCTCGGACGTGCCGGCCATCAGGTGCTGGAAGCGGTGCATGGACAAGGGGCGCTGCGCCTCGCCGCCGCCTACGATGGGCCAATCGACCTGCTGATCACCGACATGTACATGCCGGGACTCCGCGGTCCGGAGATTGTCGAGCGCCTGCGGCAGACCAGGCCGGGAATACACGTATTGTTCATGTCCGGATTCACGGACGAAGATGTCGCCCGGTCGGGACTCGACCCGGCGTTGAGCTTTCTCCGGAAGCCCTTCACGATTCAGGAGCTTACCGAGGCGGTGCAGAGCGCACTTACCGAGCAGACTCCGCCTTAACCGGTCACGTCACTCCGGTCTGAGCGAGAAGCGCCGTTACCGGGCCGCTTCGCTCCCGTTATTGAAGACGATTGTCGCTGGGATTCCGCGGATGCCGAACGATCCGGCGGTTCGGGGCGAGCGATCGGCGTCGAGCTTGGCGACAAGTGCGCGCCCCTGGTAGAGGGTCGTGAACCTCCTCTCCCAAAGAGTGAAGTGTCCACGAAGCCGGGTCAACTCCACAATCGGAAGGAGGTTCCAGAACTATGAAGAAGACGAGGGCTGGAATGCCGATCCGCGAGCAACTCATCCGAATGACCCCGGTTTGCTTTATCGCCGCGCTCCTGGCGGTCATCGTCGTCGCGGAAAGCGGCATCGTCAGCGA encodes:
- a CDS encoding glycosyltransferase; this translates as MSPRPSVVVPAHNAGPDLSECLRALLVSDLPRAEWELLVVDDGQLPSIPGA
- a CDS encoding zf-TFIIB domain-containing protein, with translation MAIEEKPGRNEDKYFARLDADLMKERRARLDEERLRQERTSHYNKCPRCGSDLVEREHRDVKIDQCPECGGMWLDKGELEMIEHIGRHTPGFMENLMRLIR
- the udk gene encoding uridine kinase, whose product is MHKPLIIGIAGGSGSGKSTVAANVAEGLSSLSVAFIDMDAYYRNFTELSFDERRRLNWDHPDAFDYELLTTHLEQLADRQQIEKPVYDFVTHLRSGEVVPVPPSDVIVVDGILLFVDDRVRDLCDVKVFVDADPDIRLIRRIRRDMSARGRPLAEIIEQYLSTVQPMHLQFVEPSKRYADIIVPRGGHNSVAIEMIVAKIRQRLGYSASGLAAP
- a CDS encoding response regulator, whose product is MSAETRILVIHSSPDTPRRIASALAATPGSAFSEAAIESAETLEKALKMTNGHQPAAIITSTELADSTGVATIRSIRREFPAAPIIVLVEDEDHASGAEALRNGAQDYLFASEARGDVIDCSIRRAVERCRVDHSLADASWKSGIGETALPAAANPRPSAPSASDTAARTILLVDDEESVRAIITKILGRAGHQVLEAVHGQGALRLAAAYDGPIDLLITDMYMPGLRGPEIVERLRQTRPGIHVLFMSGFTDEDVARSGLDPALSFLRKPFTIQELTEAVQSALTEQTPP
- a CDS encoding thioredoxin domain-containing protein, producing the protein MTRLRGHFTLWERRFTTLYQGRALVAKLDADRSPRTAGSFGIRGIPATIVFNNGSEAAR